One Endozoicomonas gorgoniicola DNA window includes the following coding sequences:
- the ureA gene encoding urease subunit gamma: MELSPREKDKLLIFVAAELAQKRKDRGVKLNYPESIALISAFIMEGARDGRTVVDLMNAGRQLLNHEDVMDGIADMLDEVMVEATFPDGTKLVTVHNPIA; this comes from the coding sequence GTGGAATTGTCTCCCAGAGAAAAAGATAAATTGCTGATTTTTGTTGCAGCTGAGTTAGCACAAAAGCGCAAAGACCGTGGAGTAAAACTCAACTACCCGGAAAGCATCGCGTTAATCAGTGCCTTTATTATGGAAGGTGCCCGCGATGGCCGTACGGTTGTCGATTTAATGAATGCCGGGCGTCAGCTTCTGAATCATGAAGATGTGATGGATGGTATTGCGGACATGTTGGATGAAGTGATGGTCGAAGCCACGTTCCCGGATGGTACGAAGCTTGTCACCGTCCATAACCCAATTGCCTGA
- a CDS encoding urease accessory protein UreD → MNIAATPLTASREDHPGLDTQRWLARFSAEFSVKQRGTRLGKTEHFGPLRVQRPFFPEGPECLHFYLLHPPGGLVGGDQLSIDLVLRDGAHVLMTTPSAGKIYNNISGIPQGQHVSLTIDDGTILEYLPQENIVFDGADGQLITTIDISGDGLFLGWEITCLGRFESEQFFERGQLMQSLMLRRDGRPLFSDRLQFSASSPLQESRVGFNNYHVFGTFLINRNVMSDTNELGEKIIAWQEGINSRYQQLTVAVTQKPDAFIARILGNKAEQVRNCFEHLWQQLRTDVVGREACAPRIWRT, encoded by the coding sequence GTGAATATTGCTGCAACGCCATTAACAGCCTCTCGCGAAGACCATCCTGGGTTAGATACCCAACGGTGGCTGGCACGCTTTAGTGCCGAGTTTTCTGTAAAGCAGAGAGGTACCCGTCTGGGTAAAACCGAACACTTTGGCCCATTAAGAGTGCAGCGCCCTTTCTTTCCGGAAGGCCCGGAATGTTTGCATTTCTATTTATTGCATCCGCCGGGTGGTTTGGTAGGGGGTGACCAGCTGTCGATTGATTTAGTGCTCCGAGATGGTGCGCATGTATTAATGACCACGCCATCTGCCGGAAAAATCTACAACAACATCAGTGGCATTCCCCAGGGACAACATGTCTCATTAACTATCGACGACGGCACCATTCTGGAATACCTGCCCCAGGAAAATATTGTGTTTGATGGCGCTGACGGCCAACTCATCACCACCATTGATATCTCCGGTGATGGTTTGTTCCTTGGCTGGGAAATTACCTGCCTGGGTCGTTTCGAAAGTGAACAGTTCTTTGAGCGCGGACAGCTGATGCAAAGCCTGATGTTGCGGCGTGATGGACGGCCATTGTTTTCTGATCGTTTGCAGTTTTCTGCTTCTTCGCCGCTGCAGGAAAGCCGTGTGGGTTTTAATAATTACCATGTGTTTGGCACTTTTTTAATTAACCGCAACGTGATGTCGGACACCAATGAGCTGGGCGAAAAAATTATTGCCTGGCAGGAAGGCATTAATAGCCGTTATCAGCAATTAACCGTGGCTGTCACACAAAAGCCCGATGCATTTATCGCCCGGATTTTAGGCAATAAAGCAGAGCAGGTACGCAACTGTTTTGAGCATTTATGGCAACAACTACGAACCGATGTTGTCGGTAGAGAAGCCTGTGCCCCAAGAATCTGGCGTACATAA
- a CDS encoding AraC family transcriptional regulator: MDQLSRALSQYSISTGVFYSGRLCGLSSFDKPEEQAGHLHLLRRGTMTVQGAGREKQIFTEPTLIFYPRPAEHSIKSGLIGMAEIVCAEVYYGCGPDNPLANSLPSLICLPLSQSRRIKDTAEWLFEEAFGKEKARQLMMDRISELLTIQMLRHVLASGQVNGGLLAGMTHPKLSKALDELHREPARNWSLQEMAEVATMSRARFALQFRVTIGQTPGDYLAALRVDLAKKYLRQEKPVGWVANEVGYENASGLARVFRSRTGRSPKEWQKVALKEIE, translated from the coding sequence ATGGATCAGCTTTCCAGAGCTCTCAGCCAATACTCTATTTCTACAGGCGTCTTCTATTCCGGAAGGCTTTGCGGCCTGAGTTCTTTTGATAAACCGGAAGAGCAGGCCGGGCATCTGCACCTGTTGCGCAGGGGGACGATGACCGTTCAGGGAGCTGGCAGAGAGAAGCAAATATTTACCGAGCCAACGTTGATCTTCTATCCGCGACCTGCGGAGCACTCCATTAAATCTGGCTTAATTGGTATGGCTGAGATTGTCTGTGCGGAAGTTTATTATGGATGTGGCCCCGATAATCCTTTGGCGAACTCTTTGCCCTCACTGATCTGCCTTCCACTCTCTCAAAGCAGGAGAATTAAAGATACGGCAGAGTGGTTATTTGAAGAGGCTTTTGGCAAAGAAAAAGCCCGGCAGTTGATGATGGATCGAATCAGCGAGCTGCTGACTATTCAAATGCTTCGTCATGTTTTGGCATCCGGTCAGGTAAATGGTGGCTTGCTTGCCGGTATGACCCACCCCAAACTCTCGAAAGCGCTGGATGAGCTTCACAGAGAGCCTGCCAGAAACTGGTCCCTGCAGGAAATGGCAGAAGTGGCCACCATGTCCAGGGCGCGCTTTGCGTTGCAGTTTCGTGTCACTATCGGCCAGACACCGGGAGATTATCTGGCCGCTTTGCGTGTCGATCTTGCCAAAAAATATCTGAGGCAAGAGAAACCGGTCGGTTGGGTAGCCAATGAAGTAGGCTATGAAAATGCTTCGGGTTTGGCACGGGTTTTTAGAAGCAGAACAGGGCGGTCTCCCAAAGAGTGGCAAAAGGTTGCACTAAAAGAGATAGAATAA
- a CDS encoding YHS domain-containing (seleno)protein has product MKPVKRVLNTLAFASAIAFSGALFAADIDINADANDVALHGFDAVSYFTEGKPVEGSFEYTATYKNAIFKFSSAANRDAFRADPDRYAPQYGGYCAFGTKVEKKFDIDPNAWRVENGKLYLNKDKNVQRIWVKDVPGNIQEANVAWPKIKDVAISDL; this is encoded by the coding sequence ATGAAACCAGTAAAAAGAGTGTTGAATACTCTGGCATTTGCTTCAGCCATCGCTTTCAGCGGCGCATTATTCGCAGCAGATATCGATATAAACGCAGATGCGAATGATGTAGCACTGCATGGTTTTGATGCCGTGAGTTATTTCACAGAAGGCAAGCCAGTAGAGGGTTCATTTGAATATACAGCCACTTACAAAAACGCCATTTTCAAATTCTCATCGGCCGCCAACAGAGATGCATTTCGTGCAGACCCTGATCGATACGCGCCCCAGTATGGTGGCTACTGCGCCTTCGGAACCAAGGTAGAGAAAAAGTTTGATATTGACCCCAATGCCTGGCGGGTTGAAAACGGCAAGCTCTACCTGAACAAAGATAAAAATGTTCAGAGAATCTGGGTAAAAGATGTACCCGGAAATATTCAGGAAGCCAATGTCGCATGGCCAAAGATCAAAGATGTAGCAATCAGTGATCTGTAA
- a CDS encoding BufA1 family periplasmic bufferin-type metallophore has protein sequence MSNKALISAGLAAVLAAGAISTAQAAGKEKCYGVAKAGQNDCANLAGTHSCAGQSAKDNDIGEWKAVAAGTCKDLGGYTKAEAKAKLASMES, from the coding sequence ATGAGCAATAAAGCACTCATCTCCGCAGGCCTCGCAGCTGTTCTCGCTGCAGGAGCTATTTCTACTGCCCAGGCCGCTGGCAAAGAGAAATGCTACGGCGTAGCCAAAGCAGGTCAGAATGACTGCGCAAATCTGGCTGGAACCCATTCCTGCGCAGGCCAGTCCGCCAAAGACAATGACATCGGCGAGTGGAAGGCGGTAGCTGCCGGCACCTGCAAAGATTTGGGTGGATATACCAAAGCAGAAGCCAAAGCAAAGCTGGCTTCGATGGAATCCTGA
- a CDS encoding DUF692 domain-containing protein has product MANTWYSKQAPVGVGLRHAHYHKALTTPAELDFVEVHSENFFALGGASLEILEDAAKLYPMSLHGTSLGLGSTTGISEKHLDALESLVQRVSPVMISDHAAFAWGEVSGRLVHGGDLLPIAFNQKSLQTLADNVNRVQDRLQRQISVENLSAYLEPEGSLWKETDFLNGLTELTQCRLLVDLNNVAVNAINDGQTDITKVITEWVDEINPAAVGEIHLAGCTPAAPGDIVVDDHSQKVSDPVWQAYSHALKQFGPVPTLIEWDTDLPAWSVLLAEAEKAKIIARQVSYEARETI; this is encoded by the coding sequence ATGGCAAATACATGGTATTCAAAACAAGCTCCTGTTGGGGTGGGACTCCGGCACGCCCATTACCATAAGGCATTGACTACTCCCGCAGAACTGGACTTCGTGGAAGTACATTCGGAAAACTTTTTTGCCCTTGGCGGTGCTTCTCTGGAAATACTGGAAGACGCGGCAAAATTGTACCCCATGAGCCTTCACGGTACATCTCTCGGACTGGGCTCAACGACAGGCATCTCTGAAAAACATCTTGATGCCCTTGAGTCTCTGGTTCAACGGGTTTCACCGGTTATGATCTCTGACCATGCGGCATTTGCCTGGGGTGAAGTTAGCGGAAGGTTAGTTCATGGCGGTGATTTGCTGCCCATAGCGTTTAACCAGAAGTCACTGCAAACTCTGGCAGATAATGTGAACCGGGTTCAGGATCGGCTGCAACGGCAGATTTCTGTAGAAAATCTTTCTGCCTATCTCGAGCCGGAGGGCAGTCTCTGGAAAGAGACCGATTTTTTAAATGGCCTGACAGAATTAACACAGTGTCGTTTACTGGTTGACCTGAATAATGTCGCTGTAAACGCCATCAATGATGGTCAAACGGATATCACCAAAGTCATCACAGAATGGGTGGATGAAATTAATCCTGCAGCCGTTGGTGAAATACATCTTGCTGGCTGCACACCGGCTGCACCGGGAGACATCGTCGTCGATGACCACAGCCAGAAGGTATCAGACCCGGTATGGCAGGCTTACTCCCATGCTCTGAAACAGTTTGGCCCTGTTCCCACATTGATTGAATGGGATACCGATTTACCAGCCTGGTCGGTGTTACTGGCTGAGGCAGAAAAAGCCAAAATCATTGCACGACAAGTTTCTTATGAGGCCAGAGAAACAATATGA
- a CDS encoding HvfC/BufC N-terminal domain-containing protein encodes MTGISCSQSNLLEAIFSMKAHSDFDHKGLQAYQRNLRANARRALSISYPLVSQLLGKDLFHQLSDEFVTSFPPEVGDWGEWGHQFPQWLKSRDISQSLPYIGDCALLNWLQHSMERAANPELRFESFQLLAEQGAHSGKILLNSTAVIMTFDFPVADIWQAHQSQDDQRKEYMTIAREKIQANTQQAVLIWRKHWQVKIRPVSQTERIWLEQLLAGLSLEHALNQLSLFTHKQNLPELEFEQWLPEAIEEHLATGFEL; translated from the coding sequence ATGACCGGAATCAGCTGTTCGCAATCGAATCTTCTTGAAGCTATTTTTTCCATGAAGGCTCATTCTGATTTTGACCACAAAGGGCTTCAGGCTTATCAGAGAAACTTGCGAGCTAATGCACGTCGTGCCTTAAGCATCAGTTACCCATTAGTATCACAGCTTTTGGGAAAGGATTTATTTCATCAGTTAAGTGATGAGTTTGTGACGTCCTTTCCTCCAGAAGTGGGTGACTGGGGCGAATGGGGTCATCAATTCCCTCAATGGCTAAAATCCCGGGACATCAGTCAAAGCCTACCTTACATAGGCGACTGCGCCCTGCTTAACTGGCTGCAACACTCTATGGAAAGAGCTGCAAACCCTGAGTTGCGCTTTGAATCTTTTCAGTTATTGGCTGAGCAAGGAGCGCACTCAGGGAAAATCCTCCTGAACTCAACAGCGGTAATAATGACATTTGATTTTCCAGTGGCGGATATCTGGCAGGCCCATCAGTCGCAGGATGATCAACGAAAAGAGTACATGACCATTGCCCGCGAAAAAATACAGGCCAACACTCAGCAAGCCGTATTGATATGGCGAAAACACTGGCAGGTAAAAATCAGGCCAGTCAGTCAAACAGAAAGAATCTGGCTGGAGCAACTTCTGGCAGGTCTTTCGCTGGAGCACGCTTTGAACCAGCTTTCACTATTTACCCACAAGCAGAATTTACCTGAATTGGAATTTGAACAGTGGTTGCCAGAAGCGATCGAAGAACATCTCGCTACTGGTTTCGAACTATAA
- a CDS encoding DoxX family protein, with protein MNKLSVLVTPAISINQTLASILNYLQPVVLLAARLYVAQVFFSSGLTKINDWETTLFLFELEYAVPFLSPAAAAFLGTFGELLFPVLLAFGLFGRLGALGLSVVNAVAVISLSEIAPAAFTLHVLWGVLLAGIVAFGSGKLSIDSVLGSEK; from the coding sequence ATGAATAAATTATCCGTTTTAGTAACCCCTGCCATCTCAATCAATCAGACACTGGCGTCGATCCTGAATTATCTTCAGCCAGTCGTTTTGCTTGCTGCAAGACTGTATGTGGCTCAGGTGTTTTTTTCTTCGGGGCTGACCAAGATCAACGACTGGGAAACCACTCTGTTTCTATTTGAGCTTGAGTACGCTGTTCCTTTTCTTTCCCCTGCAGCTGCAGCTTTTCTGGGGACTTTTGGGGAGCTGTTATTCCCGGTACTGCTGGCCTTTGGGCTCTTCGGTCGTCTGGGAGCGCTGGGGCTTTCTGTAGTCAATGCGGTTGCGGTGATCAGTCTATCTGAAATAGCACCTGCAGCATTCACTTTGCATGTACTCTGGGGCGTGTTGCTGGCTGGCATTGTAGCTTTTGGCTCAGGCAAGTTGTCTATAGATTCAGTACTTGGCTCTGAAAAATAA
- a CDS encoding LLM class flavin-dependent oxidoreductase, whose product MKFSLFLHMERYNHDKPHQELLDELVELVQIAEAGGFDKVWIGEHHAMEFTIGPNPFSFLAYLASLTKNIRLGVGTAVAPFWHPIKLAGEAALVDVMSNGRLEFGIARGAYQCEFDRLLDGKPAAEGAKYLREMVPALQKLWAGDYEHKGECWSFPTSTAVPKPLNSSSIPMWLAARTPESHDYAIKSGCNVMVTPLFKNDDEVVSLMNKFETACADNPGVKRPEIMCLRHTYVHEQPEDWKVGVNGIRNWYAHFQGWARNNQVPEAGFCSPINEDELNEMPDFAPEVLRENLVIGTPGQVVKRLKNYEKLGLDEYSFWSDNSLSHEEKKKSLELFIKEVVPSFQ is encoded by the coding sequence ATGAAATTCTCACTATTTCTGCATATGGAACGCTATAACCACGACAAGCCCCATCAAGAACTGCTTGATGAACTGGTTGAACTTGTGCAAATAGCCGAAGCAGGAGGTTTTGATAAAGTCTGGATTGGTGAGCATCACGCCATGGAGTTTACCATTGGTCCTAACCCTTTCTCTTTTCTCGCTTACCTTGCCTCTTTAACGAAAAATATCCGGCTTGGTGTGGGCACTGCCGTTGCTCCTTTCTGGCACCCGATCAAGCTGGCCGGTGAAGCGGCTCTGGTTGATGTTATGAGTAATGGACGACTGGAGTTTGGTATTGCGCGGGGAGCGTATCAGTGTGAGTTCGACCGCCTTCTGGACGGTAAGCCCGCTGCTGAAGGAGCAAAGTATCTCCGTGAGATGGTACCCGCTTTGCAGAAACTCTGGGCTGGTGATTATGAGCACAAAGGCGAGTGCTGGAGTTTCCCTACTTCAACGGCGGTGCCTAAGCCACTGAACAGCTCCAGCATTCCAATGTGGCTGGCGGCACGTACGCCAGAATCACATGATTATGCCATCAAGAGTGGCTGTAATGTGATGGTGACCCCGTTATTTAAGAATGACGATGAAGTCGTCAGTCTGATGAATAAGTTTGAAACAGCCTGTGCTGACAATCCTGGGGTAAAACGTCCAGAGATTATGTGCCTGCGTCATACTTATGTGCATGAGCAGCCTGAAGACTGGAAAGTTGGGGTTAATGGTATTCGAAACTGGTACGCCCATTTTCAGGGTTGGGCTCGTAATAATCAGGTACCTGAGGCCGGATTCTGTTCGCCTATCAATGAAGATGAACTGAATGAGATGCCTGATTTTGCACCTGAGGTGCTGCGTGAAAATCTGGTCATTGGTACACCAGGCCAGGTTGTTAAGCGGCTTAAGAATTATGAAAAGCTGGGATTGGATGAATACAGCTTCTGGAGTGATAACAGCCTGAGTCATGAGGAGAAGAAGAAATCTCTGGAGCTGTTTATAAAAGAAGTTGTGCCATCGTTCCAGTAA
- a CDS encoding DUF1330 domain-containing protein, translating to MKGYWVAFVDINDPVKYQDYLELAPVALKNYGAKILARGEQLTALEGFETVPHRAVVFEFESYEQALSCYHSEDYQFARSQRTGAAEAQIVIMQGA from the coding sequence ATGAAGGGTTACTGGGTTGCATTCGTTGATATTAATGATCCTGTAAAATATCAGGATTATCTGGAGCTGGCACCTGTGGCATTGAAAAATTACGGAGCAAAAATTCTTGCCAGAGGCGAACAGCTAACAGCTCTGGAAGGATTTGAAACTGTACCACACCGAGCCGTTGTCTTTGAATTCGAAAGTTATGAGCAGGCCTTGTCCTGTTACCACTCCGAAGACTATCAGTTTGCCCGATCACAGCGCACCGGAGCCGCAGAGGCTCAGATCGTCATCATGCAGGGTGCTTAA
- the ribB gene encoding 3,4-dihydroxy-2-butanone-4-phosphate synthase translates to MTFNSTAQIVNDIRQGKMVILVDDEDRENEGDLIIAAEAVTPEAINFMARYACGLICLTLEESICQQLDLPLMVSDNGCAYGTAFTVSVDGVKNVTTGISAADRAETILAAVNPHAKPSDLSQPGHIFPLRARNGGVLTRAGHTEAGCDLAAMAGFRPSAVIVEIMNEDGTMARRDDLEKFAQKHDLKIGTIAELIHYRLETEGTVNRIGQQRLPTIHGEFNMVTYEDKIDGTSHIALTMGSVADGQPSLVRVHTIDPLRDLMGAEYQGPRNWSLWEALEEVAREGRGVVIALGNTDTANSLLQRAPQLAKESKSAGKRVYADVGTGAQILKDLGVSKVRHLGPPLRFTGLEGYGIKIVETIPLSENRYSA, encoded by the coding sequence ATGACATTCAACAGTACCGCACAAATTGTTAATGATATCCGTCAGGGAAAAATGGTTATCCTTGTGGATGACGAAGATCGCGAAAATGAAGGGGATCTGATAATAGCTGCGGAGGCGGTAACTCCGGAAGCTATTAACTTCATGGCGAGATATGCCTGTGGCTTAATTTGCCTCACTCTTGAAGAATCTATTTGTCAGCAACTGGATCTGCCTTTGATGGTGTCAGATAATGGCTGTGCTTACGGTACTGCATTCACCGTTTCAGTTGATGGTGTAAAAAATGTTACTACCGGAATCTCCGCTGCAGACCGGGCAGAAACAATTCTTGCTGCTGTAAATCCACACGCAAAACCATCAGATTTATCGCAGCCTGGTCATATATTTCCACTGAGAGCCCGTAACGGTGGTGTACTGACCCGAGCTGGCCATACCGAGGCAGGTTGCGATCTTGCCGCTATGGCGGGGTTCAGGCCCTCTGCTGTCATTGTTGAAATTATGAATGAAGATGGCACCATGGCACGCCGTGATGATTTGGAAAAGTTTGCACAGAAACACGATCTGAAAATTGGAACAATAGCCGAACTGATCCATTACCGCCTGGAAACGGAAGGCACTGTCAATCGCATTGGACAACAGCGGCTACCTACCATTCATGGCGAGTTCAATATGGTGACCTATGAAGACAAAATTGATGGCACCAGCCATATAGCTTTAACCATGGGGTCTGTTGCAGACGGACAGCCCAGTCTGGTGCGGGTTCACACGATCGATCCTCTGCGCGACTTGATGGGCGCAGAATATCAGGGGCCCAGAAACTGGAGTCTCTGGGAAGCGCTGGAAGAAGTGGCACGAGAGGGACGGGGCGTTGTTATCGCGCTGGGTAATACAGATACAGCCAACAGCCTGCTGCAAAGAGCGCCACAGCTGGCGAAAGAATCAAAGTCGGCTGGAAAGCGGGTTTATGCGGATGTGGGAACCGGAGCCCAAATTTTAAAAGATCTTGGCGTCAGCAAAGTGCGCCATCTAGGACCTCCTCTGCGTTTTACCGGCTTGGAAGGGTACGGTATTAAGATTGTTGAAACCATTCCATTGAGTGAGAATCGCTATTCTGCCTGA
- a CDS encoding NUDIX hydrolase yields MKYCSECGSNNLRYREQNSDSHFRLTCGDCHHVFYQNPKIITGCIVEHEGKYLMCQRAIKPRPGTWTLPAGFMECGETVEAAAIRETREETGAKVEIIAPYSIFSVPQIDEVYVVFRAKLIQFSDQPGPETLKVSLLTTSEIPWDNIFYPAISDILKRYVEEREQSSFGMYTGCHENGIVHFTH; encoded by the coding sequence ATGAAATACTGTTCAGAATGTGGCAGCAATAATCTGCGTTATCGTGAGCAAAACAGTGATTCTCACTTCCGCCTGACCTGTGGTGACTGCCATCATGTGTTTTATCAGAACCCAAAAATTATAACGGGCTGTATAGTTGAACACGAAGGTAAATACCTGATGTGCCAGCGTGCAATCAAACCTCGGCCTGGCACCTGGACTTTGCCGGCAGGGTTTATGGAGTGCGGTGAGACTGTTGAAGCAGCAGCAATCAGGGAAACCAGAGAGGAAACAGGTGCTAAGGTCGAAATAATCGCACCTTATTCCATTTTCAGCGTACCCCAGATCGACGAAGTGTACGTCGTATTTCGTGCAAAACTGATACAATTTTCTGATCAACCCGGCCCTGAAACATTAAAGGTAAGTTTGCTCACAACCAGTGAAATTCCCTGGGACAATATTTTCTATCCCGCTATCAGCGATATTCTGAAAAGGTACGTTGAAGAAAGGGAACAAAGCAGTTTTGGGATGTACACAGGCTGCCATGAAAACGGCATTGTACACTTCACCCATTAA
- a CDS encoding GntR family transcriptional regulator, translating to MLRQPLDDRVKIERTALTLRIKVLNALRGAILNFQLLPGDRLVERDLCDLLGVSRTSIREALRHLESEGLVEYLEGKGPRVAVMTSDSAREIYELRCALECMVVELFTLNASEEQVLDLEYALGKLKARLKEGEITAILEMVNHFYEVLYEGCGNKITANLLRQQQARVNYLRATSLSRKKRSRDSDTEMTRIVAAIKSRDVNKAHTACLNHIKKAAEVALKVITEQQKDGEEIQTDIYSVQRVEFPERT from the coding sequence ATGCTGAGACAGCCACTGGATGACCGCGTAAAGATCGAACGCACTGCCTTAACCCTGCGGATAAAAGTGCTTAATGCTCTGCGTGGTGCCATTCTGAATTTTCAATTACTGCCTGGTGACCGCTTGGTAGAGCGGGATCTCTGCGACCTTCTTGGGGTAAGTCGTACCTCTATCCGTGAGGCTTTGCGTCATCTTGAATCGGAGGGGCTGGTAGAATACCTGGAAGGCAAAGGCCCCAGGGTTGCAGTAATGACCTCGGACAGTGCCCGGGAAATTTATGAGTTGCGCTGCGCACTGGAATGTATGGTTGTGGAACTTTTCACACTCAATGCTTCCGAAGAGCAGGTTCTTGACCTTGAATACGCCCTTGGAAAACTGAAAGCCCGACTGAAAGAGGGTGAGATTACCGCTATTCTTGAAATGGTGAACCATTTTTATGAGGTTCTCTATGAAGGCTGTGGAAATAAAATCACTGCAAACCTGTTACGGCAACAACAGGCTCGGGTTAATTATCTTCGGGCTACATCACTGTCCCGGAAAAAGCGCAGCCGGGACAGTGATACTGAAATGACCAGAATCGTTGCAGCCATCAAAAGCAGGGATGTCAACAAGGCTCATACAGCCTGCCTGAATCACATAAAGAAGGCTGCCGAAGTTGCGTTAAAAGTTATCACTGAGCAGCAAAAAGACGGGGAAGAAATCCAGACCGACATCTATTCAGTTCAACGTGTAGAGTTTCCTGAAAGAACCTGA
- a CDS encoding carboxymuconolactone decarboxylase family protein, with protein MATEKFEKGLDTRREVLGADYVNASIENADEFTMPLQQLVTEYCWGDVWQREGLSLKVRSMLNLAMITALNRPHELKLHVRGALNNGLTREEIREVLMQTAIYCGVPAAIDSFRVARAVFEEVDAASKD; from the coding sequence ATGGCTACAGAAAAATTCGAAAAAGGCCTGGACACACGTCGCGAAGTGCTCGGTGCAGACTATGTTAACGCCAGCATTGAAAATGCTGACGAGTTCACCATGCCTCTTCAGCAGCTGGTCACTGAATATTGCTGGGGAGATGTCTGGCAGCGAGAGGGTTTGTCGCTCAAAGTGAGAAGCATGCTGAATCTTGCTATGATCACAGCACTGAACCGCCCACACGAACTAAAACTCCATGTGCGCGGTGCCCTCAACAACGGGCTGACTCGTGAAGAAATTAGAGAGGTTCTGATGCAGACAGCGATTTATTGCGGAGTGCCAGCAGCCATCGACAGTTTCAGGGTTGCTAGAGCAGTATTTGAGGAGGTAGACGCTGCCAGTAAAGACTGA